A stretch of the Nitrospirota bacterium genome encodes the following:
- a CDS encoding orotidine-5'-phosphate decarboxylase, which translates to MMTKIAAHDRLILALDVPSAEEADRLMRRVEGTVRFVKIGLELYTAAGPDIVKRALDRGNRVFLDLKFLDIDETVRRATARVAELGVEFLTVHANRKALNAAVEGREEHPLKLLAVTVLTNFDSADLRDMGIQWSVADLVVARAKLAAELGCDGVVASGEEPAIIRRNVGPKLLIVTPGIRPAGKGLDDHARPTTPTQSIKAGSDYLVVGRPIRDAEEPKEAAQAVLAEMQAAFDARPA; encoded by the coding sequence TTGATGACCAAGATTGCCGCTCATGACCGGTTGATTCTGGCCCTGGACGTGCCGTCGGCCGAAGAAGCCGACCGGCTCATGCGCCGGGTGGAAGGGACGGTCCGGTTCGTCAAGATCGGGCTCGAGCTGTACACGGCGGCGGGCCCCGACATCGTCAAGCGCGCGCTGGACCGGGGGAACCGGGTGTTCCTGGACCTCAAGTTCCTGGACATCGACGAGACGGTGCGCCGGGCCACGGCCCGCGTAGCCGAGTTGGGCGTGGAGTTCCTGACCGTCCATGCCAACCGCAAGGCCTTGAATGCTGCCGTCGAGGGGCGGGAAGAGCATCCGCTCAAGTTGCTGGCCGTTACCGTGCTCACGAACTTCGACAGCGCCGACCTGCGCGACATGGGCATCCAATGGAGCGTGGCCGATCTGGTGGTGGCGCGGGCCAAGCTGGCCGCGGAGCTGGGCTGCGATGGCGTGGTGGCGTCGGGCGAAGAGCCCGCCATCATCCGCCGCAACGTCGGGCCCAAGCTGCTCATTGTCACGCCCGGCATCAGGCCGGCGGGCAAGGGGCTGGACGACCATGCGCGGCCCACGACGCCGACGCAATCCATCAAGGCCGGGTCCGATTATCTGGTTGTGGGGCGGCCCATCCGCGACGCGGAGGAGCCGAAGGAAGCGGCGCAGGCGGTCCTGGCCGAGATGCAGGCAGCCTTCGACGCCCGTCCGGCCTGA
- a CDS encoding leucine--tRNA ligase: MSKTYDHRAIEAKWQAYWEMHRTFRVTEEPGKPKFYCLDMFPYPSGSGLHVGHLEGYTATDIVSRYKRMKGFNVLHPMGWDAFGLPAEQYAVKTGIHPATTTAQNIATFRRQMKRAGLSYDWEREFSTTDPDYYRWTQWIFLKLFERGLAYVAEVPVNWCPALGTVLANEEIVDGKSEVGGFEVVRKPMRQWVLKITAYADRLLDDLKLVDWPTSTLEMQKNWIGRSIGAEVEFPLAGVNGNLRIFTTRPDTLFGATYMVLAPEHPLVEAVTTAEHRSEVTAYREAAARKSDLQRQELEKEKTGCFTGGYAINPVNGERLPVWIADYVLMSYGTGAIMAVPAHDERDWQFARTYRLPIREVIAGGNVEQEVFVDTGRGIVVNSTTPDGSFSINGLLPADAMPKITAWLESSGKGRKAVNYKLRDWLFARQRYWGEPFPIVWVDGEPRPLPEDQLPLRLPESTTFKPSGTGESPLANLTDWLATLDPASGKPARRETNTMPQWAGSCWYYLRFIDPKNQSRLVDQAKERYWMPVDLYIGGSEHAVLHLLYSRFWHKVLHDIGVVSTPEPFKKLVHQGTVLGEDNQKMSKSRGNVVNPDDMMDQFGADAVRLYEMFMGPLEAAKPWSSRGVEGITRFLDRVWRLAMDEEGHLSKAVTGAEPAPDQLRVLHQTIKKVTEDIDALRFNTAIAQMMVFTNEMTKLEQRPRALLEPFLLLLAPFAPHLAEELWERLSKQPSVSEQPWPAYDPALVVSERLEIPLQVNGKLRSKIEVAADASEAEIVALAQQDQKLVEWLQGKPPRKVIYVPKKLVNFVV; this comes from the coding sequence ATGAGCAAAACCTACGACCATCGGGCGATCGAAGCCAAGTGGCAGGCTTACTGGGAAATGCACCGGACGTTCCGCGTCACGGAGGAGCCGGGCAAGCCCAAGTTTTACTGCCTCGACATGTTCCCTTACCCCTCCGGCTCAGGCCTGCACGTCGGTCACCTGGAGGGGTACACCGCCACGGACATCGTCTCCCGCTACAAACGGATGAAGGGCTTTAACGTCCTGCACCCGATGGGCTGGGACGCCTTCGGCCTGCCGGCGGAGCAGTATGCCGTGAAGACCGGCATCCATCCGGCCACCACGACGGCCCAGAACATCGCCACCTTCCGGCGCCAGATGAAACGCGCGGGGCTGTCATACGATTGGGAACGCGAGTTCAGCACGACCGATCCGGATTATTACCGTTGGACCCAGTGGATCTTTCTGAAACTCTTCGAGCGGGGCCTGGCCTATGTGGCGGAAGTGCCGGTCAACTGGTGCCCGGCCCTGGGGACCGTCCTGGCCAACGAAGAGATCGTGGACGGGAAGAGCGAGGTCGGCGGCTTCGAGGTTGTCCGCAAACCCATGCGCCAGTGGGTATTGAAGATCACGGCCTATGCGGACCGGCTGTTGGACGACCTGAAGCTGGTGGATTGGCCGACCAGCACGTTGGAAATGCAGAAAAACTGGATCGGTCGCTCGATCGGCGCCGAAGTAGAGTTTCCCCTGGCCGGGGTCAATGGCAACTTGCGCATCTTCACCACCAGACCGGACACTCTTTTCGGTGCCACGTATATGGTGTTGGCGCCCGAACATCCGCTGGTGGAGGCGGTGACGACGGCCGAGCATCGCTCCGAGGTCACGGCCTATCGGGAGGCTGCGGCGCGCAAGAGTGACCTGCAACGGCAGGAATTGGAGAAGGAGAAGACCGGCTGCTTCACGGGCGGCTATGCGATCAACCCTGTGAACGGGGAGCGGCTGCCCGTCTGGATCGCCGACTACGTGCTGATGAGCTACGGCACCGGCGCCATCATGGCGGTGCCGGCCCATGACGAACGGGACTGGCAGTTCGCCCGCACCTATCGGTTGCCGATCCGGGAGGTCATCGCCGGAGGGAACGTCGAACAGGAAGTGTTCGTGGACACGGGGCGTGGGATCGTCGTCAATTCCACCACGCCTGACGGGTCCTTCTCGATCAATGGTCTCCTGCCCGCCGACGCGATGCCGAAGATCACCGCCTGGCTGGAGTCTTCGGGCAAGGGCCGCAAGGCCGTCAACTACAAGCTGCGCGACTGGCTTTTCGCGCGGCAGCGCTATTGGGGCGAACCCTTTCCCATTGTCTGGGTGGACGGAGAACCTCGCCCCCTTCCGGAGGACCAATTGCCGCTGCGGCTGCCCGAATCCACGACCTTCAAACCGTCGGGGACCGGCGAGAGCCCGCTCGCCAACCTGACCGACTGGCTCGCCACCCTCGATCCGGCCTCGGGCAAGCCGGCCCGCCGCGAGACCAACACCATGCCCCAGTGGGCCGGCTCTTGCTGGTACTACCTGCGCTTCATCGATCCGAAGAACCAGAGCCGGTTGGTGGACCAGGCCAAGGAACGGTACTGGATGCCCGTGGACCTCTACATCGGCGGGAGCGAGCACGCGGTCCTGCACCTGCTTTACTCGCGCTTCTGGCACAAAGTGCTCCACGACATCGGCGTGGTGAGTACTCCGGAGCCGTTCAAGAAGCTGGTCCACCAGGGGACCGTGTTGGGCGAAGACAACCAGAAGATGTCCAAGTCGCGCGGCAACGTCGTGAACCCGGACGACATGATGGACCAGTTCGGGGCGGACGCCGTGCGTCTCTATGAAATGTTCATGGGGCCCTTGGAAGCGGCCAAGCCTTGGAGCAGCAGGGGCGTCGAAGGCATCACGCGCTTTCTGGACCGGGTCTGGCGGCTGGCGATGGACGAGGAGGGGCATCTGAGCAAGGCCGTCACCGGAGCCGAGCCGGCGCCGGATCAGCTGCGGGTGCTCCATCAGACGATCAAGAAAGTGACCGAGGATATCGACGCGCTGCGGTTCAACACGGCAATCGCGCAAATGATGGTCTTCACCAACGAGATGACCAAGCTCGAGCAGCGGCCGCGGGCTCTGTTGGAGCCGTTCCTCCTCTTGCTGGCGCCCTTCGCCCCGCATCTGGCCGAGGAATTGTGGGAACGGCTGAGCAAGCAACCCAGCGTCTCCGAGCAGCCCTGGCCGGCCTATGATCCGGCCCTGGTCGTGAGCGAGCGGTTGGAAATTCCCCTCCAGGTGAACGGGAAGCTGCGGAGCAAGATCGAGGTCGCGGCGGATGCCAGCGAGGCGGAGATCGTCGCACTGGCGCAGCAGGACCAAAAGCTCGTCGAGTGGCTTCAGGGCAAACCGCCGCGCAAAGTGATTTATGTGCCGAAGAAGCTCGTCAATTTCGTCGTCTAG
- the holA gene encoding DNA polymerase III subunit delta, giving the protein MRLQDIVSTIAKDGAAPLYLVTGEKRGGRKDSFEVDDYLVDQAVAAIKAAVLGGAEGADRSGTEVFNYDLLYGDETDASEILARAGEAPVFASRRLILVKTADKLPAAEGEKLLSYLAEPCETTALVFVAGKKMDERRKFSQALMKRAVLADCAPPPEGQLPAWIKAEASRVGVKVEDEAVLLLKDMAASLKDMAGGSLYLIRRELEKLAAYVGEGAVARAADVQTLKGTEPGASVFDLTGAIGAQNRAQALRILARNLEAGEDPLRILGALAWQYRRMWKAKEQGGQWGRESDLGRSFSEARLRSAFEKFAETDSKLKGASGGSKTRVLETLLLDLCARPKEAGRGASR; this is encoded by the coding sequence GTGCGACTCCAGGACATCGTTTCCACCATCGCGAAAGACGGGGCGGCGCCCCTCTATCTGGTCACCGGCGAAAAGCGGGGAGGCAGGAAAGACAGTTTCGAGGTGGACGATTATCTGGTGGACCAGGCGGTGGCCGCGATCAAAGCGGCAGTGCTCGGCGGGGCCGAGGGGGCGGACCGCAGCGGCACGGAAGTCTTCAACTACGATCTCCTCTATGGCGATGAAACCGACGCGTCGGAGATCCTGGCCCGCGCCGGGGAGGCCCCCGTCTTCGCGTCGCGCCGGTTGATCCTGGTCAAGACGGCCGACAAGTTGCCGGCGGCGGAAGGGGAAAAGCTGTTGTCCTACCTGGCGGAGCCCTGCGAGACCACCGCGCTGGTCTTCGTGGCGGGGAAGAAGATGGACGAGCGGCGGAAGTTCTCCCAAGCGCTCATGAAGCGCGCGGTCCTCGCGGACTGTGCGCCGCCGCCGGAGGGCCAGTTGCCGGCCTGGATCAAGGCGGAAGCGAGCCGGGTCGGGGTGAAGGTGGAAGACGAAGCCGTGCTGTTGCTCAAGGACATGGCTGCGTCGTTGAAAGACATGGCCGGCGGTTCCCTCTACCTGATCCGACGCGAGCTGGAGAAGCTGGCGGCCTACGTGGGCGAAGGGGCCGTCGCGCGCGCGGCCGACGTGCAGACCCTCAAGGGCACGGAACCGGGCGCCTCGGTCTTCGACTTGACCGGCGCAATCGGCGCGCAGAATCGGGCGCAGGCGCTGCGCATCCTCGCGCGCAACCTGGAAGCGGGAGAAGATCCCTTGCGCATCCTGGGCGCGCTGGCCTGGCAATATCGGCGGATGTGGAAGGCGAAGGAGCAGGGAGGACAGTGGGGGAGGGAGTCGGACCTGGGCCGGTCCTTTTCAGAGGCCCGCCTCCGGTCGGCCTTCGAGAAGTTTGCGGAGACGGATTCCAAGTTGAAAGGGGCAAGCGGCGGCTCCAAGACCCGCGTGCTGGAAACGCTGCTGCTGGACCTCTGCGCGCGCCCGAAGGAAGCCGGGCGCGGCGCCTCGCGATGA
- a CDS encoding PAS domain S-box protein — protein MTLHRLLARQLKQFLSGTFTFQAFMDAVNQAYQAADQDRNMLERSLELSSQELLHANSEMRAMVQAFPDIFFLLRSDGTILACKGGNLTDFYLPSRRLIGKRIQDIPMGQVGEQFADAIQSIQTGKPLVSLEYVLEESDQATWYEARLVPECEGQILVIVRNISERKRSEDRFRRLLEAAPDAMVIADSAGQVVLVNSQAERLFGYERKDVLGQPVEVLVPERFRHGHAFNRRDYSRNPRVRGMRAGLDLYGLRKDGTEFPVEVSLSPLETDEGVFTMSAIRDITDRKQAELTLRESEERFRQLAENIQQVFWMTTPDKNTMLYISPAYEAIWGRTRASLYASPRDWLDAIHPEDRGRVLHAALTKQETGEYHEEYRIIRPDGSVRWIEDRAFPIREASGTIYRLIGIADDITEQKQLAEQFRQSQKMETVGQLAGGIAHDFNNMLTVIIGQSMLLLSKHDLQRAHRNKVEQIKETGERAAALTKQLLTFSRRQVLQPIVLDLNRVISHAEQLVRRLLGEDIILQTILQPNLGPIKVDPGQLDQVILNLAINARDAMLQGGSLTIETANMVLEQADADRPLDVLPGSYVMLAVSDTGCGMDAETKARIFEPFFTTKERGKGTGLGLSIVYGVVKQNGGFIQLSSTLNQGSTFKIYLPMTQDRMAVSAGHPQLEPLLKGTETILLVEDQDDVRAFTETVLEEYGYTVLVARDGSEARGLSDTYEGVIHLLVTDVVMPGESGPKVAEQLACDRPDIKLLYISGYTEENIIRHGVLDHAVTLLEKPYTPTVLAREVRKVLDSFPLRSSHANI, from the coding sequence ATGACGCTGCATCGGCTGCTTGCCCGCCAGCTCAAACAGTTCTTATCCGGTACCTTCACCTTCCAAGCATTTATGGACGCCGTGAATCAGGCGTATCAGGCTGCAGATCAAGACCGCAATATGTTGGAGCGTTCGCTCGAGTTGAGCTCACAGGAACTTCTTCATGCGAATTCGGAAATGCGTGCTATGGTACAGGCCTTTCCGGATATTTTCTTCTTGTTACGGTCGGACGGAACAATTCTGGCGTGCAAGGGCGGGAACCTGACGGATTTCTATCTCCCGTCGCGGCGGCTAATTGGCAAACGGATCCAAGATATCCCGATGGGACAGGTAGGGGAGCAGTTCGCCGACGCCATTCAGAGCATTCAAACGGGAAAACCTCTGGTCAGTCTCGAATATGTCTTAGAGGAGAGCGATCAGGCAACCTGGTATGAAGCGCGGCTTGTTCCAGAGTGCGAAGGTCAAATCCTGGTGATCGTGCGCAATATTAGTGAGCGCAAACGGTCCGAGGACAGGTTCCGGCGCCTGCTGGAGGCGGCGCCGGACGCCATGGTGATTGCGGACTCGGCCGGGCAGGTCGTGCTCGTGAACTCACAGGCCGAACGTCTGTTCGGATATGAGCGAAAGGACGTGCTAGGACAGCCGGTCGAAGTCCTAGTGCCAGAGCGGTTTCGTCATGGCCATGCCTTCAATCGCAGAGATTATTCCAGGAATCCAAGAGTGCGCGGTATGCGCGCTGGTTTGGATCTTTACGGCTTGCGCAAGGATGGAACCGAATTCCCCGTGGAGGTCAGTCTCAGTCCGCTTGAGACCGATGAAGGCGTGTTTACCATGAGCGCGATTCGAGACATCACGGATCGCAAACAAGCGGAATTGACGCTGCGAGAATCAGAAGAGCGATTCCGACAACTGGCTGAGAATATTCAGCAGGTTTTCTGGATGACGACACCGGACAAAAATACAATGCTCTACATCAGCCCTGCCTACGAGGCGATTTGGGGCCGCACCCGTGCAAGTCTATACGCCTCACCGCGTGATTGGCTGGATGCTATCCATCCCGAAGACCGAGGTCGAGTTCTGCATGCCGCACTTACGAAACAAGAGACTGGTGAATACCATGAAGAGTATCGGATTATCCGACCGGATGGGTCTGTGCGCTGGATCGAAGATCGCGCCTTTCCTATACGAGAAGCATCTGGAACCATCTATCGCCTGATTGGCATTGCGGATGACATTACGGAACAAAAACAACTTGCAGAACAGTTCCGTCAGTCTCAGAAAATGGAAACGGTGGGACAGCTGGCCGGTGGTATCGCGCATGACTTCAACAACATGCTGACCGTCATTATCGGTCAAAGCATGCTCTTGCTAAGTAAGCACGACTTGCAAAGAGCCCATCGCAACAAAGTGGAACAAATCAAGGAAACAGGCGAGCGGGCCGCCGCGCTGACCAAGCAATTGCTGACCTTCAGTCGCCGGCAGGTGCTTCAACCGATCGTGCTGGATCTCAATAGGGTCATCAGTCATGCTGAGCAGTTGGTCCGGCGGTTACTTGGAGAAGATATCATCTTGCAAACCATCCTCCAACCAAACCTTGGGCCTATAAAGGTTGATCCGGGTCAACTCGACCAAGTTATCTTGAATCTGGCCATTAATGCGCGCGATGCCATGCTGCAAGGCGGATCACTCACGATAGAAACTGCGAACATGGTGTTGGAACAGGCCGATGCCGACCGCCCCCTTGACGTCTTGCCAGGTTCATACGTGATGCTGGCCGTAAGTGATACAGGCTGTGGGATGGATGCCGAGACCAAGGCCCGCATCTTTGAACCATTTTTTACAACCAAAGAACGCGGGAAAGGTACGGGGTTGGGGCTCTCGATCGTGTATGGCGTGGTAAAACAAAATGGAGGCTTCATTCAGCTCTCCAGCACGTTGAACCAAGGCAGCACATTTAAAATTTACCTGCCCATGACTCAAGATCGGATGGCGGTATCTGCGGGACATCCTCAATTAGAGCCCCTTCTCAAGGGAACGGAGACGATTCTCTTAGTCGAAGACCAGGACGATGTTCGGGCATTCACAGAGACAGTTTTGGAGGAATATGGGTACACGGTCTTGGTGGCACGGGATGGCAGCGAAGCGCGCGGTCTCAGCGATACTTACGAGGGCGTCATCCACCTATTGGTAACCGATGTGGTCATGCCGGGTGAAAGCGGCCCCAAAGTAGCCGAACAGTTGGCATGCGACCGGCCTGACATCAAATTACTGTATATATCAGGTTATACGGAGGAGAACATCATCCGTCACGGTGTTCTTGATCATGCTGTGACTTTGCTTGAAAAGCCATATACGCCGACGGTACTTGCCCGGGAGGTACGGAAAGTACTCGACAGCTTCCCCTTACGTTCTTCCCATGCGAACATCTAA
- a CDS encoding PAS domain S-box protein, producing MSRKKRPSVTKRSPRPAVRKPQASRTAASQKTKHLAHLQTLYALGMTLSGDPLEVFAQAARMIGESFDVRVVCLSEIVGEELYFKAVYINGQVMTDAGHCPLAVTPCATVERTRDVQIFDRVMERFPQATFLQEHDAYAYCGFPALANDHRVVAVTCLLDDKPREFSEEDQEVLRIFGQRIALEIERDRHLTERKQADEDLRLARFTIEQASDAIYWVNPHAEIMEVNEAASVMLGYSKDELCRMTVHDINPDFHTDMWPAYWAATKEKGGAVFETSHRAKDGRRIPIEINVKYLSFEGREYHCAFVRDITERKRAEKLLARSRDFYLGILQNFPAMIWRSGVDAKCDYFNNTWLTFTGRTLEQELGNGWAEGVHPDDVDRCITHYLKAFHAREPFILEYRLRRYDGEYRYITDYGGPFHDLEGSFTGFIGACFDITERKRAEEALTMQSRVLESMAEGVSLSDEQGFIRYTNPAEDAMFGYRQGELIGQHVTALNAYPPDENSRIVGDVVEQLKARGVWSGEFGNRKKDGTPFTTFARITALAISNKTYWVCVQEDVTGRKQAEGALRQLQAFLNSIVENIPGMVFVKDAQDLRFVLFNKAGEDLIGYLRGDLIGKSDYDFFTKEQADFFTAMDRAVLADGRLLDIPEEPIQTKDKGQRLLHTKKIPILDEQGVPRYLLGLSEDITDRKRLEEELRQAQKMEAVGRLAGGIAHDFNNLLTVIGGCSDLIRCRIELQDPLSRYVRDIKTASDRATSLTRQLLAFSRRQVLEPKVLCLNDSILAMDPILRRLIGEHIELVPALSQDLGPVKADPGQIEQVIMNLALNARDSMPNGGRLTIATVNATFDQGDAGKPSNLPSGVYAQLIVTDTGQGMDKATLAHLFEPFFTTKDVGKGTGLGLATVYGIVAQSGGAIWASSEPGQGATFTVCLPQVAQAPEPSLPSEPSHRSTRGSETILLAEDEPTVRALVREVLEEQGYRVLEAKNGAEALALAGQHAGPIHLLLTDLVMPEMSGHALARRLTSARRELKVLYMSGYTEDQNLHQGIHDAQAAFLPKPMPPQTLLHKVRDLLDASS from the coding sequence ATGAGCAGGAAGAAACGCCCCTCCGTGACCAAACGCTCACCCCGCCCCGCAGTGCGCAAGCCGCAGGCATCTCGCACCGCCGCCTCGCAGAAGACCAAGCACCTCGCGCACTTGCAAACGCTCTATGCGCTCGGCATGACCCTGTCCGGGGATCCTTTGGAGGTCTTCGCGCAGGCCGCGCGCATGATCGGCGAGTCGTTCGACGTGCGCGTGGTCTGTTTATCGGAAATCGTCGGGGAAGAATTGTACTTCAAGGCCGTCTATATCAACGGCCAGGTCATGACGGATGCGGGACATTGTCCGCTGGCCGTCACGCCCTGCGCCACTGTCGAGCGCACCAGGGACGTGCAAATCTTCGACCGCGTCATGGAGCGATTCCCACAGGCGACTTTTCTCCAGGAGCATGACGCTTACGCCTATTGCGGCTTCCCCGCCTTGGCCAACGATCACCGTGTCGTCGCGGTCACGTGCCTTCTGGACGACAAACCGCGGGAGTTCAGCGAGGAGGATCAAGAGGTCCTGCGCATTTTCGGTCAGCGCATCGCCCTGGAAATCGAGCGCGATCGCCACCTCACCGAGCGCAAGCAAGCCGACGAAGATTTGCGGCTGGCCCGATTTACGATCGAGCAGGCCAGTGACGCAATTTACTGGGTCAACCCGCACGCCGAGATCATGGAGGTCAACGAAGCGGCCAGCGTCATGCTGGGTTACTCCAAAGATGAATTGTGTCGCATGACCGTGCACGACATCAACCCCGATTTCCACACGGACATGTGGCCGGCCTACTGGGCCGCTACCAAGGAAAAAGGGGGAGCGGTATTCGAAACCTCCCATCGCGCCAAGGACGGCCGGCGCATCCCGATCGAGATCAACGTCAAATACCTCTCCTTCGAGGGACGCGAGTACCACTGCGCGTTCGTGCGCGACATCACCGAACGCAAGCGGGCGGAGAAACTGCTCGCCCGATCGCGTGATTTCTATCTCGGCATCCTCCAAAATTTCCCGGCGATGATATGGCGCTCGGGCGTGGACGCGAAGTGCGACTATTTCAACAACACCTGGCTGACCTTCACGGGTCGAACGCTGGAACAGGAACTGGGGAACGGCTGGGCCGAAGGCGTGCATCCCGATGACGTGGACCGATGCATTACACACTACCTGAAAGCATTTCACGCCCGTGAACCGTTCATCCTGGAGTATCGGCTGCGCCGTTATGACGGCGAATACCGGTACATTACCGATTATGGAGGCCCCTTCCACGACTTGGAGGGAAGCTTCACGGGGTTTATCGGTGCCTGTTTCGACATCACCGAACGCAAGCGGGCGGAAGAAGCGCTCACAATGCAATCTCGCGTGCTGGAGAGCATGGCGGAAGGCGTCAGCCTATCCGACGAACAGGGGTTTATCCGTTACACCAATCCGGCCGAGGATGCCATGTTCGGATACCGACAAGGCGAGCTGATCGGCCAACACGTCACGGCTCTGAACGCCTATCCCCCGGACGAAAACTCGCGGATCGTCGGCGACGTGGTCGAGCAACTGAAGGCGCGGGGGGTCTGGTCCGGCGAATTCGGCAACCGCAAGAAGGACGGCACGCCTTTTACGACGTTTGCCCGCATCACCGCCCTGGCAATATCAAACAAGACGTACTGGGTGTGCGTTCAGGAAGACGTCACCGGACGCAAGCAAGCGGAAGGAGCCCTGCGCCAGCTCCAGGCTTTCCTCAACTCAATCGTCGAGAACATTCCCGGCATGGTTTTTGTGAAGGACGCTCAGGATCTGCGGTTCGTACTGTTTAACAAGGCCGGCGAGGACTTGATCGGCTACTTGCGTGGGGATTTGATCGGGAAGAGCGACTACGACTTCTTCACGAAAGAGCAAGCCGATTTCTTCACGGCCATGGATCGGGCAGTCTTGGCTGACGGTCGACTCTTGGACATTCCGGAAGAACCGATCCAAACCAAGGATAAGGGCCAGAGACTGTTGCATACCAAAAAGATTCCCATCCTGGATGAGCAGGGTGTGCCCCGCTATCTGCTGGGTCTGTCCGAGGACATCACCGACCGCAAGCGTCTCGAGGAAGAGCTGCGCCAGGCGCAGAAGATGGAGGCGGTCGGGCGGCTGGCCGGCGGCATTGCACATGACTTCAATAATTTGTTGACCGTGATCGGCGGGTGCAGCGACCTCATCCGGTGCCGGATTGAGCTCCAGGACCCGCTGAGCCGGTATGTCCGCGACATTAAGACGGCCTCCGACCGGGCCACGTCGCTGACCCGACAGTTGCTGGCGTTCAGCCGGCGGCAGGTGCTGGAACCCAAGGTGTTGTGCCTCAACGACTCCATACTCGCCATGGACCCGATCCTCCGACGACTGATCGGCGAACATATCGAGTTGGTGCCGGCCTTGAGCCAGGACCTCGGCCCGGTTAAGGCGGATCCCGGTCAGATCGAGCAAGTCATCATGAACCTGGCTCTCAACGCACGGGATTCCATGCCGAACGGAGGCCGGCTGACGATCGCAACCGTGAACGCGACCTTCGACCAGGGCGACGCCGGCAAGCCTTCCAACCTTCCGTCCGGCGTCTACGCGCAGCTGATCGTCACCGATACCGGCCAGGGCATGGACAAGGCCACCTTGGCCCACCTGTTTGAGCCATTCTTCACGACGAAGGACGTGGGGAAAGGAACCGGGCTTGGGCTCGCGACGGTCTATGGGATCGTGGCGCAAAGCGGCGGAGCCATCTGGGCATCCAGCGAGCCGGGTCAGGGCGCCACGTTTACGGTCTGCCTTCCGCAGGTGGCGCAAGCACCGGAACCATCGTTACCCTCGGAGCCGTCACACCGATCGACCCGCGGTTCCGAAACCATTCTTCTGGCCGAGGACGAACCAACCGTCCGTGCACTGGTTCGCGAAGTGCTGGAAGAGCAGGGCTACCGGGTGCTGGAAGCGAAGAACGGGGCGGAAGCCTTGGCGCTCGCCGGACAACATGCCGGTCCGATTCACCTCCTCCTGACCGACCTCGTCATGCCCGAGATGAGCGGTCACGCGCTGGCACGCCGATTGACGTCGGCCCGTCGAGAGCTCAAGGTTTTATACATGTCCGGCTACACCGAAGATCAAAACCTACACCAAGGCATCCACGACGCGCAGGCGGCGTTTCTGCCCAAACCCATGCCGCCCCAGACGCTCCTCCACAAAGTCCGCGACCTATTGGATGCCTCTTCCTAG
- a CDS encoding 30S ribosomal protein S20, which translates to MPVVHKSTIKRARQAIKRHQRNRTIQSSVKGILKKVLTAVEEKKADEAKAGLREAASALGKAVSKGVLKPNTASRRISRLTVKVNALAAAK; encoded by the coding sequence ATGCCAGTTGTGCACAAGTCAACGATTAAGCGGGCCCGTCAGGCCATCAAGCGCCACCAGCGGAACCGGACCATCCAGAGTTCGGTGAAAGGGATTCTGAAGAAGGTCCTGACCGCTGTGGAGGAGAAAAAGGCCGACGAAGCCAAGGCCGGGTTGCGCGAAGCCGCGTCGGCTCTGGGGAAGGCCGTCAGCAAAGGCGTTCTCAAGCCCAACACCGCGTCCCGACGGATTTCGCGTCTCACCGTCAAGGTCAACGCCCTCGCCGCCGCGAAGTAA
- a CDS encoding addiction module toxin RelE: MTDVKPLYWIGSSKKDLRSLPEDVQDIFGYALYLAQVGKKHADAKPLRGFGSAGVLEVVEDYRGDTYRAVYTVRFAAKVFVLHVFQKKSTKGIGTPKHDIDVIRERLKAAEAKAKE; the protein is encoded by the coding sequence ATGACGGACGTGAAACCTCTCTATTGGATCGGGAGCAGCAAGAAAGACCTCCGGTCTCTGCCCGAGGATGTTCAGGACATCTTTGGTTATGCCTTGTATCTGGCGCAAGTTGGAAAGAAGCATGCCGATGCGAAGCCGTTACGGGGTTTCGGATCAGCCGGCGTCTTAGAAGTCGTTGAGGACTATCGAGGCGATACCTATCGTGCCGTCTATACTGTTCGCTTTGCAGCAAAGGTGTTCGTCCTGCATGTGTTTCAAAAGAAATCCACGAAGGGAATCGGCACCCCGAAGCACGATATCGACGTGATTCGTGAACGGTTGAAAGCAGCGGAGGCCAAGGCAAAGGAGTAA
- a CDS encoding XRE family transcriptional regulator, with amino-acid sequence MSKRKSIHGVAVEEGSGNVYADLGFRDADAMLMKAQLVTKIDELIKQKGLTQTQAGQLLGLPQPKVSALLKGNFRGVSERRLMDCLTRLGRDVQVVVKATPRNRHTGKLSVVFA; translated from the coding sequence ATGAGCAAACGAAAATCCATTCATGGAGTCGCAGTCGAAGAAGGCAGCGGGAACGTCTATGCGGATCTGGGCTTCCGCGATGCCGACGCGATGCTCATGAAAGCCCAACTTGTTACGAAGATTGACGAGCTGATCAAACAAAAGGGCCTGACTCAAACGCAGGCGGGGCAACTGCTCGGGCTACCTCAACCCAAAGTGTCTGCGCTCTTAAAAGGAAACTTCCGAGGGGTCTCGGAACGTCGTTTGATGGATTGTCTCACTAGACTCGGTCGCGACGTGCAGGTGGTCGTGAAAGCGACACCTCGCAATCGCCATACCGGCAAGCTTTCCGTTGTGTTTGCTTAA